In Anaerobranca californiensis DSM 14826, a single genomic region encodes these proteins:
- a CDS encoding ABC transporter ATP-binding protein, which yields MDVITTKGLTVEKNNFKILDNLNFNFKKGKFYSIIGPNGSGKTTLIKSLGGLIKPKKGEVLVYNENIHLMDAKKRAGIIAILPQNIHIDTNFTVKEIVEMGRYYKNPYIFQKLTKEDRDIVKWAMEQVKVEDLANRQYNPLSGGEKQRVLLARALSQKAEIFLLDEPTASLDINYQLEILKLLEEINKNFCITIIAVLHDLQLAAKFSDEILLMNNGRIYKHGIPREVITKDTIKEVFKITSNIYWDSFTNDFTIKAVDLLSIDNKLKIHVIAGGGSGVHILELFGGNSNNLSLGVVNREDLDWKKGKELGIKVVEIPPYSGIDLSSHQENLRLIDEANLVILCNTPFGHGNIRNLEGVQYAVNQGKKIIIIGDKNFQHRDFTENKVALEIFNDIIKGQRVFFARNVNELRKYLEEEL from the coding sequence ATGGATGTGATAACAACTAAAGGTTTGACAGTAGAAAAAAATAATTTTAAAATCCTTGATAATCTAAATTTCAACTTTAAAAAAGGAAAATTTTATAGTATTATAGGCCCAAATGGCAGTGGTAAAACAACCCTAATTAAGTCCTTAGGAGGATTAATCAAACCTAAAAAGGGAGAAGTATTAGTTTATAATGAAAATATACATTTAATGGATGCAAAAAAACGTGCCGGAATCATAGCTATACTCCCTCAAAATATTCACATTGATACAAATTTTACCGTTAAAGAGATAGTGGAAATGGGTAGGTATTACAAAAATCCCTATATTTTTCAAAAATTAACTAAAGAAGATCGTGATATAGTAAAATGGGCTATGGAACAAGTAAAGGTTGAGGATTTAGCCAATAGACAATATAACCCTTTAAGTGGAGGGGAAAAACAAAGGGTGCTATTAGCTAGGGCATTAAGTCAAAAGGCAGAAATTTTCCTTTTAGATGAACCTACAGCCAGTTTAGATATCAACTATCAATTAGAGATTTTAAAATTATTAGAGGAAATTAACAAAAATTTTTGTATAACCATCATCGCTGTTTTACATGACCTGCAATTAGCAGCTAAGTTTAGTGATGAAATTTTGTTGATGAATAATGGTAGAATATATAAACACGGTATACCAAGGGAAGTAATTACTAAAGATACAATAAAAGAAGTGTTTAAAATTACCTCTAATATTTACTGGGATTCTTTTACCAATGATTTTACTATCAAAGCGGTAGATTTACTCTCCATCGATAATAAATTGAAAATTCATGTAATTGCAGGGGGAGGTAGTGGAGTACACATTTTAGAATTATTTGGAGGGAATAGCAATAATCTATCTTTAGGAGTAGTAAATAGAGAAGATTTAGATTGGAAAAAAGGGAAAGAACTAGGAATAAAAGTTGTAGAAATTCCCCCATACTCTGGTATAGATCTCAGCAGCCACCAGGAGAATTTACGGTTAATTGATGAAGCAAATTTAGTAATATTATGTAACACCCCCTTTGGTCATGGTAACATTCGAAATCTAGAAGGGGTACAATATGCTGTAAATCAAGGGAAAAAAATCATTATTATCGGAGATAAAAATTTTCAACACCGGGATTTCACAGAAAATAAGGTGGCTTTGGAGATATTTAATGATATTATAAAAGGACAAAGGGTATTTTTTGCAAGGAATGTCAACGAACTGAGAAAATATTTAGAGGAGGAATTATAG
- a CDS encoding cob(I)yrinic acid a,c-diamide adenosyltransferase — METGLIQVYTGNSKGKTTAALGLAMRAIGHGLRVNFIQLMKGSNYYGELVTIHRLFPDIVHAQFGRPCPNSGSIKLGISKCTGCGRCFIKKGDDITEDKKEMEIAYEYIKKQIKGGQFHIIILDEILNCIYFDLITEEEVLELFRIKPPHVELVLTGRNAPEKIIEEADLVTNMESVKHPFERGINARRGIEY; from the coding sequence GTGGAAACTGGACTTATCCAAGTTTATACCGGTAACTCTAAAGGTAAAACTACAGCGGCACTAGGTCTTGCCATGAGGGCAATAGGCCATGGATTAAGGGTAAATTTTATACAGCTTATGAAAGGCAGTAACTATTATGGAGAATTAGTTACCATCCATCGCTTATTCCCTGATATAGTTCATGCCCAGTTCGGTAGACCTTGTCCTAACAGTGGAAGTATAAAATTAGGGATCTCTAAATGTACCGGCTGTGGCCGTTGTTTTATCAAAAAAGGTGATGATATAACGGAAGATAAAAAAGAAATGGAAATAGCCTATGAATATATTAAGAAACAAATCAAAGGTGGACAATTTCATATAATAATCCTCGATGAAATTTTAAATTGTATTTATTTCGATTTAATTACTGAAGAAGAAGTATTAGAGCTTTTTCGAATAAAACCTCCCCATGTAGAATTAGTATTAACAGGTAGAAATGCCCCAGAAAAAATAATAGAAGAAGCTGACTTGGTAACAAATATGGAAAGTGTCAAACATCCCTTTGAAAGAGGAATTAATGCTAGAAGGGGGATTGAATATTAA
- a CDS encoding class I SAM-dependent methyltransferase has protein sequence MDGKIGGKMEHYFSKNPGVKSNKKTFEYQFRGETILFNYDHGVFSMGKGDRGSELLIHTFIDKNPCLKDQEILDLGTGYGFIGVILKKTYPHINLTMSDINSRAVELAKENIEQNSLTATVLQSDGFEHISKSFHYILLNPPIRVGKEKVYQLLNSCHQHLLSGGELWLVVRVKQGAKSMGKYLQSFFKGVETVEREAGYHIIKATK, from the coding sequence ATGGATGGTAAAATAGGCGGTAAAATGGAACACTATTTTAGCAAAAATCCCGGCGTAAAATCCAATAAAAAGACCTTTGAATATCAATTTAGAGGAGAAACTATCCTATTTAATTACGACCATGGGGTTTTTTCCATGGGCAAAGGTGACAGGGGAAGTGAACTTTTAATTCATACATTTATAGATAAAAACCCATGCCTGAAAGACCAGGAGATTTTAGATTTAGGAACAGGCTATGGGTTTATTGGTGTTATCCTCAAAAAAACTTATCCCCATATTAATTTAACCATGAGTGATATAAATTCCAGGGCTGTGGAACTTGCCAAGGAAAATATTGAACAAAATTCTTTAACTGCAACGGTTTTACAAAGTGATGGTTTTGAACATATCTCTAAATCTTTCCATTATATATTATTAAATCCCCCTATCAGGGTAGGAAAAGAAAAAGTTTATCAGCTTTTGAATTCTTGTCATCAACATTTATTATCAGGTGGAGAATTGTGGTTAGTGGTAAGGGTAAAACAAGGGGCTAAATCTATGGGGAAATATTTACAATCTTTTTTTAAAGGAGTGGAGACAGTTGAAAGGGAAGCAGGTTACCATATAATTAAAGCTACTAAGTGA
- the aroH gene encoding chorismate mutase produces MKAIRGATTIDENTEKNIKLRTIELMENIMELNDLKKEDIISIIFSVTEDITAFNPATAFRERFGGDIPLFCVQEAKFQGSLKYCIRVLIHCNKENINHCYLHNAQNLRLDLVLKGNS; encoded by the coding sequence ATGAAAGCTATAAGGGGAGCAACAACGATAGATGAAAATACTGAAAAAAATATTAAACTTAGGACTATAGAGTTAATGGAAAATATAATGGAATTAAATGATTTGAAAAAAGAAGATATTATATCAATAATTTTTTCTGTAACTGAAGATATAACAGCCTTTAATCCTGCCACTGCTTTTAGAGAAAGATTTGGGGGGGATATCCCTCTTTTTTGTGTACAAGAAGCTAAATTCCAAGGGTCTTTAAAATATTGTATAAGGGTATTAATCCATTGTAATAAAGAAAATATTAACCACTGTTATTTACATAATGCCCAAAATTTGCGATTGGATTTGGTGTTAAAAGGAAATTCTTAG
- the aroF gene encoding 3-deoxy-7-phosphoheptulonate synthase gives MLIIHNFKKFKQEYNEIISIIKEKGEGYTEEVKGDFVYITCTNGHKLREIPWERFQGIHKAVPLEKPYHLVSRDYQEEDTVIDINGVKIGKEKVIIAGPCAIESEEQLERIACFLKEQGVKILRGGAYKPRTSPYSFQGLKEEGLILLQRIGKKYNMITITEAVSLHTLDKVAQYSDIIQIGARNMANYELLKAVGKYQKPVLLKRGMASTIEEFLTAAEYIVSEGNKKVILCERGIRTFETYTRNTLDLSAVASIKKLSHLPIIVDPSHGTGKWFLVTPMAKGALACGADGIMVEVHHDPLKALSDGEQSLNFTNFKNLKEEIAIFM, from the coding sequence TTGTTAATAATCCATAATTTTAAAAAATTTAAACAAGAATATAACGAAATAATTAGCATAATTAAAGAGAAGGGGGAAGGATACACCGAAGAAGTTAAAGGTGACTTTGTTTATATTACTTGTACCAACGGCCATAAACTTAGGGAAATCCCTTGGGAAAGGTTTCAAGGTATTCATAAGGCTGTCCCTTTAGAAAAACCTTATCACTTAGTAAGCAGAGATTATCAAGAAGAAGATACAGTAATAGATATAAATGGCGTAAAAATAGGAAAAGAAAAGGTCATCATTGCCGGACCATGTGCTATAGAAAGTGAGGAACAATTAGAAAGAATTGCTTGTTTTTTAAAGGAACAAGGAGTTAAAATTTTAAGGGGTGGAGCTTATAAACCTCGAACATCTCCTTATAGTTTTCAAGGATTAAAAGAAGAAGGACTAATATTACTTCAAAGAATTGGGAAAAAATATAATATGATTACCATAACGGAAGCGGTAAGTTTACACACACTAGATAAAGTAGCCCAATATAGTGATATAATTCAAATTGGAGCGAGAAACATGGCTAATTATGAACTCTTAAAGGCGGTGGGAAAGTATCAAAAACCAGTGTTACTGAAAAGGGGTATGGCCTCTACAATTGAAGAATTCTTAACTGCAGCAGAATACATTGTATCAGAGGGCAACAAAAAAGTAATTTTATGTGAAAGGGGTATAAGGACTTTTGAAACTTATACCAGAAACACCTTAGATTTGTCGGCAGTGGCAAGTATTAAAAAATTATCCCATTTACCAATAATTGTCGACCCTAGTCACGGTACAGGGAAATGGTTTTTAGTAACCCCTATGGCCAAAGGGGCATTGGCATGTGGTGCCGATGGGATAATGGTGGAAGTACATCATGATCCACTAAAAGCCTTATCTGATGGAGAACAATCTTTAAATTTTACTAACTTCAAAAATCTTAAAGAGGAAATAGCTATTTTTATGTAA
- the cmk gene encoding (d)CMP kinase, with protein MKPIKIAIDGPAGAGKSTVAKRLAKELGYRYIDTGAMYRALTFKALKKKYNINDEESLKELLKKTNIEIRRNGCCENQIYLDNKNVTYEIRQPEVSNHVSIVAKSKQVRDYMLDLQRQMASQGGVVMDGRDIGSVVLPNAEVKFFLTASLEARAKRRQQELEKKGYYSDLETIAEEIALRDKIDQEREYSPLIQCPDAIYIDTSNYTIDEVVEILKKEIEKKLAEN; from the coding sequence GTGAAACCCATAAAAATAGCCATAGACGGTCCGGCAGGTGCAGGGAAAAGTACTGTGGCAAAAAGGCTAGCAAAAGAACTAGGATATCGCTATATCGATACAGGGGCAATGTACAGAGCATTAACTTTTAAAGCGTTAAAGAAAAAATATAATATAAATGATGAAGAAAGCCTAAAAGAGTTGTTAAAGAAAACTAACATAGAAATAAGGAGAAATGGTTGTTGTGAAAATCAAATCTACCTTGACAATAAAAATGTAACCTACGAAATAAGGCAACCAGAAGTTTCTAACCATGTTTCCATAGTAGCAAAATCAAAACAGGTAAGAGATTACATGTTGGATTTACAACGGCAAATGGCCAGTCAAGGTGGAGTGGTAATGGATGGTAGGGATATTGGTTCTGTAGTACTACCCAACGCTGAAGTAAAATTTTTTCTAACAGCTTCTCTAGAAGCGAGGGCAAAACGGAGACAGCAGGAATTAGAAAAAAAAGGTTATTACAGTGACCTAGAAACCATTGCTGAAGAAATTGCCTTACGGGATAAAATAGATCAGGAAAGGGAATACTCACCACTAATCCAATGCCCTGATGCTATTTATATAGATACTTCAAATTATACCATTGATGAAGTGGTAGAAATCCTTAAAAAAGAGATTGAAAAAAAGTTAGCAGAAAATTAG
- a CDS encoding 4-hydroxy-3-methylbut-2-enyl diphosphate reductase: MQIIIAKHSGFCKGVQGVVELVESHISPNTITYGPIVHNNSVVNYFKEKGVEYIDTQDEEQLRKIKGKRIIIRAHGVPPRTIKVLAENNQIIDGTCPFVKKVQKLAKEGIDKGRNLLILGEKEHPEIIGINGWAENKGMIIKDLQQLKSIKFNFPLTVVAQTTFKGEQFTEIVNYLLENYPGEDIEVHNTICGATHQRQKAVMDLAKEVDLCLVIGGKNSSNTRKLTSICQEIGVVTYQIEEAHQIDPRWLKNVNKLGIIGGASTPDWTIREVLSMVNEMNEMLNEQHNGEGQGVNGAWQRIEEAHQKGEIITGIVKEVVKGGLLIDLGVEAFMPASLLDTKYIEDLNQFVGQELKFFVKELDKEKNKVILSRKDVLIKEQQEKEQQILHNLKEGQKVKGIVRRMTDFGVFVDLGGIDGLIHISNLAWEKVDDPSTVLEIGQEVEAVVLKVDTEKRKVSLSLKATQPSPFEVHAKNLKKGDIVTGKVVRLADFGAFVQIAPNVDGLVHVSQISDEHIKKPGDVLTVGQEVKVKVLDVDVKAKKISLSIKDAKPKEDFTKYEQNDNLNVTLGERFGDLFKKED, encoded by the coding sequence ATGCAAATTATCATTGCTAAACATTCAGGATTTTGTAAAGGGGTACAGGGTGTAGTAGAATTGGTAGAAAGTCATATTTCACCAAATACTATCACATATGGACCAATAGTTCATAATAATTCAGTAGTTAATTATTTTAAAGAAAAAGGGGTAGAGTATATAGATACCCAAGATGAAGAACAATTACGTAAAATTAAAGGTAAAAGGATTATTATAAGAGCCCATGGAGTTCCGCCTCGAACAATAAAGGTCCTTGCAGAAAATAATCAAATTATTGATGGAACCTGTCCCTTCGTAAAAAAGGTACAAAAGTTAGCTAAAGAAGGGATTGATAAGGGTAGAAACCTTCTAATATTAGGAGAAAAAGAACACCCAGAAATTATAGGAATCAATGGTTGGGCGGAAAATAAAGGGATGATAATAAAGGATTTACAGCAATTGAAATCTATAAAATTTAATTTTCCATTAACTGTAGTTGCTCAAACTACCTTTAAAGGTGAACAATTCACTGAGATAGTTAATTATTTATTAGAAAATTATCCCGGTGAAGATATAGAAGTACACAATACAATTTGTGGTGCAACCCACCAAAGACAAAAGGCAGTAATGGACCTTGCAAAGGAAGTTGATCTTTGTCTAGTAATTGGTGGTAAAAATAGCTCTAACACAAGGAAACTCACGTCTATTTGTCAAGAAATAGGCGTGGTTACATATCAAATAGAAGAAGCTCACCAGATAGATCCAAGGTGGTTAAAAAATGTCAATAAACTTGGGATCATAGGTGGAGCATCTACACCTGATTGGACAATAAGGGAGGTATTAAGTATGGTAAATGAAATGAATGAAATGTTAAATGAACAGCACAATGGGGAAGGTCAAGGGGTAAATGGAGCTTGGCAAAGGATTGAAGAAGCTCACCAGAAAGGTGAAATTATCACTGGTATAGTAAAAGAAGTGGTTAAAGGAGGATTGCTAATAGATTTAGGAGTAGAAGCCTTTATGCCAGCTTCTTTGCTAGATACAAAGTATATTGAAGATTTAAATCAATTTGTAGGACAAGAACTTAAGTTTTTTGTCAAGGAATTAGACAAAGAAAAGAATAAGGTTATCCTTTCTAGAAAAGATGTACTAATTAAAGAACAGCAGGAGAAAGAACAGCAAATTTTACACAACCTTAAAGAGGGACAAAAAGTAAAAGGAATTGTAAGAAGGATGACAGATTTCGGTGTTTTTGTAGACTTAGGTGGTATAGATGGACTTATTCACATATCAAATTTAGCTTGGGAAAAAGTAGATGATCCCAGTACAGTACTAGAAATAGGTCAAGAAGTAGAAGCTGTGGTTTTAAAAGTGGATACTGAAAAAAGAAAAGTATCTTTAAGTTTAAAAGCAACTCAGCCTAGTCCCTTTGAAGTTCATGCTAAGAATTTGAAAAAAGGAGATATTGTAACAGGGAAAGTTGTTAGACTAGCAGACTTTGGTGCTTTTGTACAAATAGCACCTAATGTAGACGGATTAGTACATGTATCTCAAATATCCGATGAACATATTAAAAAGCCAGGAGATGTTCTAACCGTTGGTCAAGAAGTTAAAGTCAAGGTATTAGATGTAGATGTAAAAGCTAAAAAAATTAGTCTTTCTATTAAAGATGCTAAACCTAAAGAAGATTTTACTAAATATGAACAAAACGACAATTTAAATGTAACCTTAGGAGAACGCTTCGGAGATTTATTTAAAAAAGAAGACTAA
- a CDS encoding DUF1614 domain-containing protein, which produces MPVGPITLTIVTVLIFFGLAQRVLDRMYLTDKAALAFIGAMFFGAYIPDIPLFRGLSINVGGGIVPLILVGYLFVKAGTAREKIRAILASLAAAVAVFAVERFMPSEPGQMIIDPLYMSAIVAGVIGYLAGRSRRSSFIAGIMGIILTDIYYAVSLLISGNRGGTTIGGAGIYDAVVIAGILAVVLAEVVGETRERLQGGPEEDRPEELKKHLRGVEFANMLKNLEEDWEKDYQENNDQEMDNKIASLDEKRKQGARDKNKK; this is translated from the coding sequence ATGCCAGTTGGACCAATAACTTTGACAATAGTTACAGTATTAATTTTTTTCGGTTTAGCCCAAAGGGTATTAGACAGAATGTATCTTACAGATAAAGCTGCCTTGGCCTTTATCGGTGCTATGTTTTTCGGAGCTTATATCCCAGATATACCGTTGTTTAGGGGATTGAGTATTAACGTTGGTGGAGGTATAGTTCCCCTAATCCTTGTAGGATATTTATTTGTTAAAGCAGGGACAGCAAGGGAAAAAATTAGAGCTATTTTAGCTTCTTTAGCTGCGGCTGTTGCAGTTTTTGCAGTAGAAAGGTTTATGCCATCTGAACCGGGACAAATGATCATTGATCCTTTATACATGAGTGCAATAGTGGCAGGGGTAATCGGTTATTTAGCTGGTAGGTCTAGAAGAAGTTCCTTCATCGCCGGGATAATGGGTATTATTTTAACAGATATCTATTATGCAGTTTCTTTACTCATTTCCGGAAACAGAGGGGGAACTACTATCGGTGGAGCTGGCATCTACGATGCAGTAGTAATAGCAGGTATTTTAGCGGTAGTGTTGGCAGAAGTAGTAGGTGAAACTAGGGAAAGGCTCCAAGGGGGACCTGAGGAAGATCGCCCTGAAGAGCTAAAGAAACATTTAAGAGGAGTAGAATTTGCTAATATGCTAAAAAACTTAGAAGAAGATTGGGAAAAAGATTATCAAGAAAATAATGATCAAGAAATGGATAATAAAATAGCATCCCTTGATGAAAAAAGAAAACAAGGAGCAAGGGATAAAAATAAGAAATAG